In the Helicoverpa armigera isolate CAAS_96S chromosome 15, ASM3070526v1, whole genome shotgun sequence genome, one interval contains:
- the LOC110378341 gene encoding putative uncharacterized protein DDB_G0286901: MWSLVIFLCLTISWVEAQNGRGPQHQDHNGHGWDIRLAVPGEPGSDYPTLGAIPRTSFSCAGRDPGYYADIETNCQVFRVCTVGSTYGFQSFLCPNGTLFNQAVFVCDWWMNVDCQNSQQYINNNNEQFENLRLGPQLMKDIKKMLTHPMRNPYDKSAMKSNLIVMQEYKPPFGQLFPNGALLAGPERAPNNVYFPAKQIQNQNLVQGNPNDYSFSASTPDPRYIPAPINTNFLPLQRDAEVFQRQRQNGQYNAVNNNGIQNARVQTTQTSQTGNLISNGHAGRFTQNGNSNSVNTNNYPQIQNPRPTQISNSFSQRQTSSVSNSQSNNVQNTQRAPNTKQRAQYSEPRRLPQTNNEASFSKSQNYVNNNNQDKQAYTYSTPASNIQQYPNNLNNPAGRELKQNLALVYSFLTDSINVAREYNNIAQQEILTSTAAPTPAQFQNLNNDKLSQITNQISSLTSSQYTSNAKYTDDRNQGQQIQTNQFTPSQQTQDVTSQIYNRPSPANFINPSNIQQQSTPMFTLQRNTNQNNAMDNFKQSNPQFEVVKADTVDLNPAKLQLESPNGVEQFTSQEALNNLINSQSGISAQLEDKIVGTIPHPLEENKLLTYKKDQSYYLYTKLEDNTIDQNSQTNQQTNTNTQQNAKLIQTNGNNMPNVVSFQLIPSVSYELEDEKDKQEILSAFQIDEFGAPRDVTRPQNEANKNQGQQIMTSRIDYAVEHPSTPTQNEQYRINPLYSGPSSYTAPQSSVGSLGSRQVVQNNFNSRLEDFGSNNSNGYPKDRPARQFFS, encoded by the exons ATGTGGAGCTTGGTGATATttt TATGCCTCACCATTTCATGGGTAGAAGCCCAGAATGGTCGAGGGCCGCAGCATCAAGACCACAACGGTCACGGGTGGGATATCCGGCTGGCAGTTCCAGGGGAACCCGGCAGTGATTATCCTACCCTGGGCGCTATACCCAGGACATCCTTCTCTTGCGCGGGAAGAGACCCAG GATATTATGCAGACATAGAAACAAATTGTCAAGTCTTCCGAGTCTGCACAGTAGGATCAACCTACGGCTTCCAGTCGTTCCTCTGTCCAAATGGAACTTTGTTCAACCAAGCGGTGTTCGTCTGCGACTGGTGGATGAACGTCGACTGCCAAAACTCTCAACAGTACATAAACAACAACAACGAGCAATTTGAAAATCTACGATTAGGTCCACAACTCATGAAGGATATTAAGAAAATGCTCACTCACCCAATGCGTAACCCCTACGATAAGAGTGCGATGAAGAGTAATCTCATTGTAATGCAGGAATACAAGCCACCATTCGGTCAGCTGTTCCCGAATGGAGCCCTATTAGCAGGACCTGAACGAGCTccaaacaatgtttattttccaGCGAAACAAATCCAGAACCAGAACCTAGTTCAAGGAAATCCAAATGATTACTCGTTCTCAGCATCAACACCTGACCCCAGATATATTCCTGCACCAATCAACACTAACTTTTTGCCGTTGCAAAGAGATGCAGAAGTGTTCCAAAGACAGCGACAAAATGGACAGTACAATGCAGTAAATAATAATGGTATCCAAAACGCTAGAGTGCAAACAACTCAGACATCACAGACTGGAAACCTTATTTCTAACGGGCATGCAGGCAGATTTACTCAAAATGGAAATTCAAATTCTGTTAACACAAATAATTACCCCCAAATACAGAATCCACGACCGACACAGATATCTAATAGTTTTTCACAGAGACAAACAAGTTCTGTAAGCAACTCTCAATCAAACAATGTACAAAATACACAGAGAGCGCCGAATACAAAGCAACGTGCACAGTACTCAGAACCCAGAAGATTACCTCAAACAAACAATGAAGCTTCCTTTTCTAAATCACAGAACtacgtaaacaataataatcaaGATAAACAAGCATACACATACAGTACTCCAGCATCCAATATACAACAATatccaaataatttaaacaatccAGCAGGTAGAGAACTCAAACAAAATTTG GCGCTCGTGTACTCATTCTTGACTGATTCCATCAACGTAGCGAGAGAATACAACAACATTGCACAACAAGAGATACTGACGTCTACAGCAGCACCTACTCCAGCACAGTTTCAGAATCTAAACAACGACAAACTGTCACAAATTACGAACCAGATATCATCGCTTACATCGTCACAATATACTA GCAATGCAAAGTACACTGATGATCGAAACCAGGGTCAACAGATACAAACAAATCAATTCACTCCTTCACAACAAACACAAG ATGTAACTAGTCAGATTTACAACCGCCCGAGTCCAGCAAACTTCATCAATCCCAGCAACATTCAACAACAATCTACACCAATGTTCACTTTACAACGAAACACTAATCAAAACAACGCAATGGACAATTTTAAGCAATCCAATCCTCAATTTGAAGTTGTGAAAGCAGATACTGTTGATTTGAACCCAGCTAAACTGCAACTTGAATCTCCTAATGGAGTTGAACAGTTCACTAGTCAAGAAGCTCTCAATAATTTGATCAATAGCCAAAGTGGAATATCAGCACAGCTAGAAGATAAAATAGTAGGCACTATACCTCATCCATTAGAAGAAAACAAACTGCTCACATACAAGAAGGATCAATCATACTACCTTTACACTAAATTGGAAGACAACACGATCGATCAAAATTCTCAAACAAACCAGCAGACTAACACGAACACTCAACAAAACGCGAAATTGATCCAAACTAATGGCAACAATATGCCAAATGTAGTTTCATTCCAACTTATACCTTCAGTGAGTTACGAATTAGAAGACGAGAAAGATAAACAAGAGATTTTAAGTGCTTTCCAAATAGATGAGTTCGGCGCTCCCAGAGACGTAACGAGACCGCAGAACGAAGCAAACAAAAATCAAGGACAGCAAATTATGACGTCTAGAATAGATTATGCAGTGGAGCACCCAAGCACACCTACACAAAATGAACAGTACAGAATAAACCCGTTGTATTCTGGACCATCTTCGTACACTGCTCCACAGTCGTCAGTGGGTAGCCTAGGGTCCAGACAAgtagtacaaaataatttcaactcTAGACTAGAAGACTTTGGTAGCAATAATAGTAACGGCTACCCCAAAGATAGGCCTGCGCGACAAttcttttcttga
- the LOC110378318 gene encoding uncharacterized protein LOC110378318, with product MSEPLQYLSPDRWEELQTLFKDDWTRGVGGYLVLDVQKHWINKGIEYNFKVYCPYGDVRNGMVAVNDKEGCYEIIIQCPNDDLENLTAALKQTKIIDWKKQITVPYVTNHVKELIKKLAKDINLEIQLILPSEVFILETNTPYKDVELPEGISFELLTNDYVDLLDSTWPHRYEGSTTYFEQLIDVKRGYGLFSNNTLICWLLINESGNLLHMYTIKEERKKGYAELLLKLVCNILIENGKPVIAHCLKDNFNACKLYRKAGFTQIEPVDWIYVQSNEE from the exons ATGTCGGAACCATTGCAGTATTTATCTCCCGACCGATGGGAAGAACTCCAAACACTCTTCAAAGACGACTGGACACGAGGAGTGGGAGGGTACCTAGTGCTAGATGTCCAAAAACACTGGATAAATAAGGGcatagaatataattttaaagtctATTGCCCTTACGGTGATGTGAGAAATGGAATGGTCGCAGTGAATGACAAG GAAGGCTGTTacgaaataataattcaatgcCCCAACGACGACTTGGAAAATCTTACGGCTGCTTTGAAACAAACTAAAATCATTGATTGGAAAAAGCAGATCACTGTACCATATGTGACCAACCATGTGAAGGAGCTCATTAAAAAACTTGCAAAAGACATTAATTTGGAAATTCAACTTATTTTGCCGTCAGAAGTATTTATATTGGAAACAAACACACCCTATAAGGATGTCGa GCTACCCGAAGGCATATCCTTCGAGCTTCTGACAAATGACTACGTGGACCTTCTCGACTCTACCTGGCCTCATCGCTACGAGGGCTCCACAACCTACTTCGAACAACTCATAGACGTCAAAAGAGGTTACGGCCTCTTTTCTAACAACACTTTAATCTGTTGGCTTCTCATCAACGAATCTGGCAATCTTCTACATATGTACACCattaaagaagaaagaaaaaaaggtTATGCTGAACTCCTTTTAAAGTTAGTCTGTAATATTCTGATAGAGAATGGTAAGCCGGTGATTGCACATTGCttgaaagataattttaatgcCTGCAAGTTGTATAGGAAGGCAGGTTTCACTCAAATTGAACCAGTTGACTGGATTTATGTGCAAAGTAATGAAGAATAA